A genome region from Pseudoalteromonas tetraodonis includes the following:
- a CDS encoding efflux RND transporter periplasmic adaptor subunit, which yields MKLNKQKIIVPAAIIIATIFLVMFIKGNPPKASRFSAPPKAKINVAVKPLQLIDYPVEIDSFGTVKPRTQSMLVAQVSGLIIDINEQFREGGFFEKGDVLLQLDDRDLKAEVKSAQANLLNAEQNLLEEQARGRQALTDWQRLGNESEPSILVLRKPQLAAAQAQVLSAQAQLEKAQLNLERTKIKAPYAGRVLNRSVDLGQVVSNNMQLATIYATDSVEIRLPIKNKDLPFINLPEQYRDGAKNQRGSAVNFTSDLIGEQQWQGQLIRTEGAIDESAQQLYVVAKINDPYKSTSDNQYPVKIGQYVKAKINGKVASQVLVIPNSAIYQGSYVYVVENGTLQRKNIALAWQNALQGIVSKGLEAGSQLVLTPLGQVSSGTPVQIMDATPKAQKTGEQP from the coding sequence ATGAAACTAAACAAACAAAAAATAATTGTTCCCGCTGCTATCATTATAGCGACCATTTTTTTGGTGATGTTTATTAAGGGAAACCCGCCTAAAGCATCACGTTTTTCAGCACCGCCAAAAGCAAAAATTAATGTAGCGGTAAAACCATTGCAGTTAATTGACTACCCCGTTGAAATTGATAGCTTTGGTACGGTTAAACCACGGACTCAAAGTATGTTGGTGGCTCAGGTTTCTGGGCTGATTATTGATATAAATGAGCAGTTCCGCGAAGGCGGCTTTTTTGAAAAAGGCGATGTGTTACTTCAGCTAGATGATCGCGATTTAAAAGCGGAAGTTAAATCAGCACAAGCTAATTTGCTCAATGCCGAGCAAAACTTATTAGAAGAGCAAGCACGAGGCCGACAAGCGCTTACTGATTGGCAACGTTTAGGCAATGAGTCTGAACCGAGTATTTTAGTACTTAGAAAGCCACAGCTAGCTGCAGCGCAAGCACAGGTTTTGTCAGCACAAGCACAATTGGAAAAAGCGCAACTAAATCTTGAACGTACTAAAATTAAAGCCCCTTATGCTGGGCGAGTATTAAACCGCAGCGTTGACTTAGGTCAGGTGGTATCTAACAATATGCAGTTAGCGACAATTTATGCAACCGACAGTGTTGAAATACGCTTACCGATAAAGAATAAAGATCTGCCTTTTATTAATTTACCTGAGCAATATCGAGATGGTGCTAAAAATCAGCGTGGCTCAGCGGTTAATTTCACTTCAGATTTAATTGGCGAGCAACAATGGCAAGGCCAACTTATTCGTACTGAGGGCGCAATAGATGAAAGTGCTCAGCAATTGTATGTGGTGGCTAAAATTAATGACCCTTATAAATCAACCAGTGATAATCAATACCCAGTAAAAATAGGGCAATACGTTAAAGCTAAAATTAATGGCAAAGTCGCCTCTCAGGTACTCGTTATTCCCAATAGTGCGATATATCAAGGCAGTTATGTTTATGTGGTTGAAAATGGCACACTACAGCGTAAAAATATTGCTTTAGCGTGGCAAAATGCGCTGCAAGGCATTGTGAGTAAAGGTCTTGAAGCGGGTAGTCAATTAGTGCTGACGCCACTGGGGCAAGTGAGTTCAGGTACACCAGTGCAGATAATGGATGCGACTCCTAAAGCACAAAAAACAGGAGAGCAGCCATGA
- a CDS encoding efflux RND transporter permease subunit, with amino-acid sequence MIAWFTRNHVAANLLLISIVLGGLFSLSSKLPLEVFPSFVSDRINISVSLRGSTPEDAEKGVTIRIEEALQDLEGIKQISSRSSEGASQVSVEVDTGYDERELLADIKSRVDAINTFPADAEKPVIGLIQRKREVIAVTVSSDYNEKETLEYAEQVRDELLRIPAITQVELSGVRNYELAIEVSQDTLRQYDLTLAQISSAIANSSSDISAGNLKTEGGDVLIRSKGQAYRKDEFASIVIKNQADGTIIRLSDIATINDDFEETPVRTRFNGKQAAFIDVYRIGPQSAIEVADAVKNYITSEQANLPQGFYLSYWDDDSEVVKSRIATLTSNALQGGILVLGLLTLFLRPAIAFWVFIGIPVSFMGAFMAMAAFGVTINVISLFGFILVLGIVVDDAIVTGENVYTHLKTAKSGEEAAIKGTQEVATPVTFGVLTTVAAFLPLGFIEGARGAIFAQIPVVVIPVLLFSLIESKFVLPAHLKYIKLRQQKGKGSKLEQLQQRFADGFEHAILKYYQPVLGLALRNKLATVSLFMGVFLIILTMITSGWTKFIFFPRIPSETVRVNLTFPAGTPFEVTNKYIIDMSDKARELQRKYQDEETGQSIILNILASTGGRGGAANSGSVRFEITPAEQRESDIGSRELVKEWRQLIGVIPGAESLTFRAEIGRSSNPIDIQLSGNSITTLQTVAEQIKQRLATYPSVFDIADSMSDGKEELQIELTEQGLALGLNRVDVSRQVRNSFFGVQVQRIQRGRDDVRVMVRLPIDERRSVADLKDILIQTPNGGRVPLSHVATLVPGQSPSTITRIDRYRTLNVSADVEKTDTNMTVLQADLKTYLDELVQQYPGVSHSLEGEAKEQRESFGSLLWGMVFVFFVIYGLLAIPFKSYLQPLVVMSIIPFGMIGAVIGHWIMAMELTIMSLLGMLALIGVVVNDSLVLVDFINKKRSEGLDLMEAVKTAGVARFRPVMLTSLTTFIGLMPLLFEKATQAQFLIPMAVSLGFGIIFATFITLLLVPVNYMLMERFQGWFK; translated from the coding sequence ATGATCGCTTGGTTTACTCGTAACCATGTGGCTGCCAACTTATTGCTAATTAGTATTGTGTTGGGCGGCCTATTCAGCCTGTCTTCTAAGTTACCATTAGAGGTGTTTCCCTCGTTTGTTTCTGATCGTATAAATATTAGTGTGAGTTTACGTGGTTCAACCCCAGAAGATGCTGAAAAAGGGGTCACCATACGAATAGAAGAAGCATTACAAGATCTCGAAGGTATTAAACAAATATCGAGCCGCTCTTCTGAGGGGGCATCACAAGTGAGCGTTGAGGTTGACACTGGCTACGACGAGCGTGAATTGTTAGCGGATATAAAGAGCCGTGTCGATGCCATTAATACCTTTCCAGCCGATGCAGAAAAACCAGTAATAGGGTTAATCCAGCGTAAGCGTGAAGTAATAGCAGTCACTGTTTCAAGTGACTACAACGAAAAAGAAACCCTAGAATATGCAGAGCAAGTCCGTGATGAATTGCTGCGTATTCCGGCGATTACCCAAGTTGAACTTAGTGGCGTACGTAATTATGAGCTGGCAATCGAAGTAAGCCAAGATACGCTGCGCCAATACGATTTAACCTTGGCGCAAATATCCAGTGCCATTGCCAATTCAAGTTCTGATATTTCAGCAGGAAACCTTAAAACAGAGGGCGGCGATGTACTTATTCGCTCTAAAGGGCAAGCTTACCGCAAAGATGAATTTGCAAGCATTGTGATAAAAAATCAAGCCGATGGCACTATTATTCGCTTAAGTGATATTGCAACCATTAATGATGATTTTGAAGAAACCCCTGTGCGCACCCGCTTTAATGGCAAACAAGCCGCATTTATCGATGTGTATCGCATTGGTCCGCAAAGTGCGATAGAAGTGGCCGATGCAGTTAAAAACTATATTACCAGTGAGCAAGCTAATTTACCGCAAGGGTTTTATTTAAGCTATTGGGATGATGACTCTGAGGTAGTAAAAAGCCGTATTGCTACCCTAACTAGCAATGCTTTACAGGGCGGTATTTTGGTACTGGGGTTACTGACTTTATTTTTAAGACCTGCCATCGCGTTTTGGGTATTTATTGGTATTCCGGTTTCATTTATGGGCGCGTTTATGGCAATGGCCGCCTTTGGCGTGACCATAAATGTGATCAGCTTATTTGGTTTTATATTGGTGCTAGGGATTGTGGTGGACGATGCTATTGTTACCGGTGAAAACGTGTATACCCATTTAAAAACCGCCAAATCGGGCGAAGAGGCTGCTATAAAAGGAACTCAAGAAGTAGCCACGCCAGTTACATTTGGCGTGTTAACCACCGTGGCCGCTTTTTTACCGTTAGGTTTTATAGAAGGCGCGCGAGGCGCTATTTTTGCGCAAATTCCGGTGGTGGTTATTCCGGTATTATTGTTTTCATTGATTGAATCTAAATTTGTGCTGCCAGCGCATTTAAAATATATCAAACTGCGCCAGCAAAAAGGCAAAGGTTCTAAATTAGAGCAACTCCAACAACGTTTTGCAGATGGTTTTGAGCATGCCATTTTAAAATATTACCAACCCGTATTAGGGCTAGCGCTACGCAACAAACTGGCCACAGTCAGTTTATTTATGGGCGTGTTTTTAATTATTTTAACCATGATCACCAGTGGTTGGACTAAGTTTATTTTCTTCCCACGTATTCCCAGTGAAACAGTTCGGGTTAATTTAACTTTTCCTGCGGGAACACCGTTTGAAGTCACGAATAAATACATTATTGATATGTCAGATAAAGCCAGAGAGCTTCAGCGTAAGTATCAAGATGAAGAAACAGGGCAAAGTATTATCCTTAATATTTTAGCCAGCACTGGCGGGCGAGGCGGTGCCGCTAATTCGGGTAGCGTGCGCTTTGAAATCACCCCTGCAGAACAACGAGAGTCTGATATTGGTTCGCGTGAGTTGGTAAAAGAGTGGCGGCAATTAATAGGGGTGATCCCTGGGGCTGAAAGTCTCACATTTAGAGCAGAAATAGGCAGAAGCTCAAACCCAATTGATATTCAATTATCGGGTAATTCCATAACCACACTGCAAACAGTGGCTGAGCAAATTAAACAACGACTGGCTACTTACCCAAGTGTGTTTGATATTGCCGATAGCATGTCTGATGGTAAAGAAGAGCTACAAATAGAGCTAACAGAGCAAGGGCTTGCACTTGGATTAAATAGAGTTGATGTATCAAGACAAGTGCGTAACTCGTTTTTTGGTGTACAAGTACAGCGCATTCAACGCGGGCGTGATGATGTGCGCGTTATGGTGCGCTTACCTATAGATGAAAGGCGCTCAGTTGCTGATTTAAAAGATATATTAATACAAACGCCTAATGGTGGGCGAGTGCCGCTGTCACACGTGGCCACTTTAGTACCTGGTCAAAGCCCATCAACCATTACCCGTATTGATCGTTACCGTACTCTTAATGTGTCGGCGGATGTAGAAAAAACCGATACCAATATGACCGTGCTTCAAGCTGATTTAAAAACCTACTTAGATGAACTGGTGCAACAATACCCAGGTGTAAGCCATTCATTAGAAGGTGAAGCCAAAGAGCAGCGCGAATCGTTTGGTTCATTATTGTGGGGAATGGTATTTGTATTTTTTGTAATTTATGGATTGCTCGCAATTCCCTTTAAATCGTACTTACAGCCACTGGTGGTGATGAGCATTATTCCTTTTGGCATGATTGGCGCAGTAATTGGCCATTGGATCATGGCTATGGAGCTTACCATTATGAGTTTGCTGGGAATGCTCGCGTTAATTGGGGTCGTGGTGAACGACTCGTTAGTATTGGTTGATTTTATTAATAAAAAACGCAGTGAAGGGCTCGATTTAATGGAAGCTGTTAAAACCGCCGGCGTAGCGCGTTTTCGCCCGGTTATGCTAACTAGTTTAACCACCTTTATAGGCTTAATGCCGCTGCTGTTTGAAAAGGCGACTCAGGCGCAGTTTTTAATTCCTATGGCAGTAAGCCTAGGTTTTGGGATTATATTTGCGACCTTTATAACCTTATTACTCGTTCCGGTTAACTATATGCTGATGGAGCGCTTTCAAGGCTGGTTTAAGTAA
- a CDS encoding TolC family protein, giving the protein MMWQYKPSLLAISIMLLSGCASNLNPQLREQAPNILPEQWQQTAVESVVAVNDTWFNKLASPTVKQLVTQALKNNQQLLQNRFDVEIQKQQLIVTGAALWPSLDISTRVGRSKDNRPVSYNNSSSVSLELGYEIDLWGKLSDAKRRDNLNYLAQQARYEQTKQQLIADVITNWFNLISAEQLLDLFKRREANAQQNLEIIESGYRQGLNEALDVYLARNELNNERSRIATQKANLTQAARSLERLLGEYPKGLIAANNDLPVINDDIPLGLPSELITRKPALRASWYQLLASDASLAYAHKQRFPSLNLAAGLSDSTNRVSDLFSASSLAWSLIGSISAPIFDAGRLAANEEIASLQTQKQEQAYLQSLYDAFGDVENAITQQQSLKARYQSTLQAQENALAAEQLSFEQYQSGLVSYTTVLDAQARSFDAQSSLIEIKNQLLTNRIKLHVALGGDFAKSRSAQDEQAL; this is encoded by the coding sequence ATGATGTGGCAATATAAGCCATCTTTATTGGCAATAAGTATTATGCTGCTAAGTGGTTGTGCGAGTAACTTAAACCCGCAACTGCGTGAGCAAGCACCGAATATACTTCCAGAACAGTGGCAACAAACAGCTGTTGAATCAGTAGTTGCTGTCAACGACACATGGTTTAATAAACTTGCTTCACCAACAGTAAAGCAGCTAGTTACTCAAGCGCTAAAAAATAATCAGCAACTATTGCAAAACCGTTTTGATGTAGAAATACAAAAACAGCAATTAATTGTCACCGGTGCCGCTTTATGGCCCAGTTTAGATATTTCAACGCGAGTAGGGCGAAGCAAAGATAATCGTCCGGTTAGTTATAATAACTCAAGCTCTGTATCGTTAGAGTTAGGTTATGAAATTGATTTATGGGGTAAACTCTCTGATGCAAAGCGTAGAGACAACCTCAACTACCTTGCTCAGCAAGCTCGCTATGAGCAAACTAAACAACAGCTTATTGCAGATGTTATAACAAATTGGTTTAACTTAATCAGTGCAGAGCAATTACTTGATTTGTTTAAGCGCAGAGAAGCTAACGCCCAGCAAAACCTTGAGATTATTGAGTCGGGTTATCGCCAAGGTTTAAATGAAGCGTTAGATGTTTATTTAGCTCGCAATGAGTTAAACAATGAACGCTCCCGTATAGCAACCCAAAAAGCAAATTTGACTCAAGCTGCACGTAGCCTTGAGCGTTTATTGGGGGAGTATCCAAAAGGATTGATAGCAGCGAATAACGACCTACCTGTAATTAATGACGACATTCCTCTTGGTTTACCGTCGGAGCTTATTACTCGCAAACCTGCGTTGCGTGCTAGTTGGTATCAGTTATTAGCCAGCGACGCTTCGCTTGCGTATGCGCATAAACAGCGTTTTCCGAGTTTAAATTTAGCGGCAGGTTTAAGCGATAGCACTAACAGGGTAAGCGACTTATTTTCTGCTTCAAGTCTTGCGTGGTCACTTATTGGTAGCATTTCAGCGCCTATTTTTGACGCTGGGCGTCTCGCTGCGAACGAGGAAATAGCCAGTTTACAAACGCAAAAGCAAGAGCAAGCCTATCTGCAATCTTTATATGATGCATTTGGTGATGTTGAAAATGCTATTACCCAACAACAATCTTTAAAGGCACGCTACCAAAGCACCTTGCAGGCACAAGAAAATGCCTTAGCAGCAGAGCAATTATCGTTTGAACAATATCAAAGTGGTTTAGTGAGCTACACCACCGTATTAGATGCACAAGCACGCTCGTTTGATGCACAAAGTTCACTGATTGAAATTAAAAACCAATTACTCACAAATCGCATTAAATTACATGTTGCTCTTGGGGGCGACTTTGCAAAATCAAGATCCGCACAGGATGAGCAAGCACTATGA